The Thermoanaerobaculia bacterium genome includes a window with the following:
- a CDS encoding protein-glutamate O-methyltransferase CheR produces MALSNNQQILTDDLFRLFRDYIHEKCGIFFKENNKYLLERRLESRMKELNFSTLNQYYYYLMYDPRSLQEQDSLFDAITTNETYFFREERQLKAFLHEIVPETLAQKKSIRIWSAGCSSGEEPYTIAILLHEAGFYDRAKIDIYGSDISQEALKKARKGIYREISFRNTQPQYRDRYFVPQENGTYRICDMIKEKVSFGRLNLMDTTRVSLLGYLDVIFCRNVIIYFDEVAKRKVIEMMHDRLTPSGYLLLGHSESLISITTKFKLKHLRYDLVYQK; encoded by the coding sequence ATGGCGCTAAGCAATAACCAGCAGATTCTGACCGACGACCTCTTCCGGCTCTTTCGCGATTATATTCACGAAAAGTGCGGAATCTTTTTTAAGGAGAACAATAAGTATCTCCTTGAGCGTCGCCTGGAATCCCGCATGAAGGAATTGAATTTTTCGACTCTCAACCAGTACTACTACTATTTGATGTACGATCCGCGATCTCTTCAGGAGCAGGATAGTCTTTTCGATGCAATTACAACCAATGAGACCTATTTTTTTCGGGAAGAGCGGCAGCTGAAAGCCTTTCTCCATGAGATCGTTCCAGAAACCCTGGCGCAAAAGAAATCCATTCGTATATGGAGCGCCGGTTGTTCCTCCGGAGAGGAACCCTATACCATTGCCATCCTTCTCCATGAGGCAGGGTTTTACGACAGGGCAAAAATTGACATCTATGGATCCGATATTTCCCAGGAGGCTCTGAAAAAAGCAAGAAAGGGCATCTACCGGGAGATCAGCTTTCGAAACACTCAGCCTCAGTACAGGGATCGTTACTTTGTTCCGCAGGAAAACGGAACGTACCGCATCTGTGACATGATCAAGGAGAAGGTCAGTTTTGGACGCCTGAACCTCATGGATACCACGCGTGTCAGTCTGCTCGGCTACCTGGATGTAATTTTCTGCCGAAATGTTATTATTTACTTTGATGAAGTCGCGAAGCGGAAAGTCATTGAAATGATGCACGATCGGCTGACCCCGTCGGGCTACCTTCTTCTGGGCCATTCCGAATCCCTGATTTCCATTACAACAAAGTTCAAGTTGAAGCATTTACGATATGATCTGGTGTACCAGAAATGA
- a CDS encoding response regulator, whose amino-acid sequence MERDLLKREVLVSCPHCSARWKITPKAPKAHKAVLADAKRPFRENLARTLTSMGFEITLVEDGEKLIETLRSKPDLVIANVFLPGKLGVEACEWMKAQPDLHYIPFILIGSLFRVERYRRPANSLYGADDYIEEGIPNDEFRGIVHRLTGFGVSGHGAVQSPLEEHLRRKVRIHLDTMTGGDRIQGPMGPRIKELVSAIIKDSPNTDPALVEKIAGEYLTGMEGDHDRDQ is encoded by the coding sequence ATGGAACGAGACCTGTTAAAGCGAGAGGTTCTCGTCAGCTGCCCCCATTGCAGTGCGCGCTGGAAAATTACACCAAAGGCTCCCAAAGCCCATAAAGCCGTTCTTGCCGATGCGAAACGTCCCTTTCGGGAAAATCTGGCGAGAACACTGACATCCATGGGATTTGAGATCACCCTTGTGGAAGATGGAGAGAAGCTCATCGAGACACTGCGTTCGAAACCTGACCTTGTGATCGCTAACGTCTTCCTCCCGGGAAAGCTGGGCGTGGAAGCCTGTGAATGGATGAAGGCTCAACCGGATCTTCACTACATTCCCTTCATTCTTATTGGTTCTCTCTTCAGGGTTGAGCGGTACAGACGGCCCGCCAACAGCCTTTATGGCGCAGATGATTACATCGAGGAGGGAATCCCAAATGATGAATTCCGGGGCATCGTACATCGGCTGACCGGCTTTGGCGTATCGGGGCATGGCGCCGTTCAATCCCCACTGGAAGAACATTTACGACGAAAAGTAAGAATTCATCTTGACACGATGACGGGAGGAGATAGAATTCAGGGCCCCATGGGTCCAAGGATCAAGGAACTCGTTTCAGCAATAATCAAGGACTCCCCGAATACTGACCCTGCTCTTGTCGAGAAGATCGCCGGAGAATATCTAACCGGCATGGAAGGTGATCATGACCGAGATCAATAA
- a CDS encoding chemotaxis protein CheW, with the protein MIDLANIRKRSRKKKQEEEPGKPALDAPAEEKEKKTKVAIPGRKRSVKPKPSQPRTTEPGVEKPEPETEPEVIEETHSPSEEFFSSSTAEDLKEFQEMIPEESSDEIAYCLAFMIRREHCALPIEAILEIIPVLMITPVPNAPTHVMGIISLRGTVVPVIDLGMILGHKATKVTVDSKIIVLRKEEEYIGFIVDRVSRTLPIRLDTLEKPPVSGEKAGLLRGLYKHEKHIIMVMDEEKLL; encoded by the coding sequence ATGATTGATCTGGCCAACATTCGAAAGAGGAGCCGAAAGAAAAAGCAGGAAGAGGAGCCCGGTAAACCTGCCCTGGATGCCCCTGCTGAGGAAAAGGAGAAGAAGACAAAGGTAGCTATACCCGGAAGGAAAAGATCCGTAAAACCCAAACCTTCCCAGCCCAGAACCACCGAACCCGGGGTCGAGAAACCCGAACCGGAAACGGAACCGGAGGTCATCGAAGAAACCCATTCCCCATCGGAGGAATTTTTCTCTTCCAGTACTGCGGAAGATCTGAAGGAGTTTCAGGAAATGATCCCGGAGGAATCCTCCGACGAGATTGCGTACTGTCTGGCCTTCATGATCCGCAGGGAACATTGTGCCCTTCCCATTGAAGCCATTCTGGAAATCATTCCCGTTCTCATGATCACGCCTGTTCCCAATGCTCCCACCCACGTCATGGGTATCATCAGCCTTCGAGGTACAGTCGTTCCTGTAATCGATCTGGGCATGATTCTGGGTCACAAAGCTACAAAGGTTACCGTTGACAGCAAGATCATCGTCCTTCGAAAAGAGGAAGAATATATCGGATTCATCGTGGACCGTGTCTCCAGAACCCTTCCCATCCGCCTGGACACCCTTGAGAAACCTCCAGTGAGCGGAGAAAAAGCAGGTCTCCTCCGAGGTCTCTATAAGCATGAAAAGCACATTATAATGGTCATGGACGAGGAAAAACTGCTTTGA
- a CDS encoding AAA family ATPase, which translates to MYKSFFGLNEKPFGNTPDPSFLYPGKQYGEALARLAYAVEEKELAILTGVIGSGKTTLSRALMDEFDEFTKFHLMINPRLSPTQFLRNVARSMGLEPRYFKNDLLEQIHEQLYTYHQEGINYVLVVDEAQLIPRKATFDEIRLLTNFQLDDTNLITILLIGQPELSRRLAHRSYEALRQRIAIQFNLKPLSAEDTREYIAHRLSVAGCLENPFSDDAVEIIHSHSRGIPRLINTLCTNCLLAAFGSDQTVITPDIAREAAAELHGGTPDD; encoded by the coding sequence ATGTATAAGTCATTCTTCGGCCTGAATGAAAAACCTTTTGGAAACACTCCGGATCCCAGCTTTCTCTATCCCGGGAAACAGTATGGTGAAGCTCTTGCCCGCCTCGCGTATGCGGTAGAGGAGAAGGAACTGGCCATCCTGACCGGCGTGATTGGATCAGGAAAGACGACTCTTTCCCGTGCTCTTATGGATGAATTCGACGAATTCACAAAGTTTCATCTCATGATTAATCCCCGCCTTTCTCCCACGCAATTTCTCAGAAATGTCGCAAGGTCCATGGGACTCGAACCCCGATATTTCAAGAATGATTTGCTTGAGCAGATCCATGAACAGCTGTATACCTATCACCAGGAAGGTATCAACTACGTTCTCGTTGTCGACGAAGCTCAGCTGATCCCGAGGAAGGCGACCTTTGATGAAATCCGGCTTCTTACAAATTTCCAGCTGGATGACACCAACCTGATCACGATACTCCTGATCGGGCAACCTGAATTGAGCCGCAGGCTCGCTCACCGTAGTTATGAGGCGTTGCGCCAACGGATCGCGATTCAATTCAATCTGAAACCTCTATCGGCCGAGGATACCCGTGAGTATATTGCCCATCGGCTATCCGTCGCCGGATGTTTGGAAAATCCTTTTTCAGACGATGCCGTTGAAATCATTCATTCCCATTCGAGGGGAATTCCCAGGCTGATTAACACACTGTGCACGAACTGCCTTCTCGCCGCCTTTGGATCCGACCAGACCGTCATTACACCGGATATTGCCAGGGAAGCTGCAGCAGAACTCCATGGAGGGACACCCGATGATTGA
- a CDS encoding HEAT repeat domain-containing protein, whose translation MTEINNLIQSKESDDRLKAVTLLKDVPLQESKGALATLLGDPDWRIRKATAEAILGYDDDEVIEILIQSLYDEANAGKRNIAMETLHRLGSRALNPILLELNKTKEYDVRLSLVTLLGDIKSDQAYDHLIYILQTEKDINILSAAVSSLGHYRKFDSIPHFLRCLRKDNPWLQFHCIEALGQIGAPEALQSIIPYYEKPGLQKSVLDALGQIAHISSVPFLIKIIRTERPLNLSAVRALMQIYHAPLPVILKRSYVQFIIKKVRENFPSEVVNDLLVVVKSTPKEDVRRDLLKLIGWSQCVEGLPLLSEFSRQPDYADTVTQALIDFGPKAWEVVSSMLDPLEDEELIVAALHIVETWKDDRALGHILRLLDHESDRIVQQALEVLSIWKRSDYIPYLLSTLSHESQGVQGAAVRVVVSMGQANATTKDSILSYVKNLLNSDDINLRIHALNIYVQLEGKGFQDFLLTAVGHENAVIRQNAVQLMKRYDDPRFRQITLACLADENPLVRLEAIETLGENLEEKAFPALLSALEDPDIWIRSTAAKVIGRFENPKSLNPLIRHLATDPPPVKVAVLDALGHIRDSRSITAITQQLGNPDQEVQRAALLALGNINSPESKTTLKKYLKNDDWRLRATAVQALSATMDEAFLTELHSILRGDEDNFVKEAALQGIGGFHKKESFPHLFWAMNQVELVDEACRILIQYGKIYLDQLQQAWQNCDKRQEEIISIILENIRTTGDGAKQ comes from the coding sequence ATGACCGAGATCAATAACCTGATCCAATCCAAGGAATCCGACGACCGCCTGAAAGCGGTTACCCTGCTGAAGGACGTTCCACTGCAGGAATCGAAGGGCGCCCTGGCTACTCTTCTGGGGGATCCAGACTGGAGAATTCGAAAGGCGACAGCAGAGGCAATCTTAGGGTACGACGATGACGAAGTGATCGAGATTCTCATTCAATCCCTCTATGATGAAGCCAATGCCGGAAAACGAAACATTGCCATGGAAACCCTTCACAGACTGGGATCCAGAGCCTTAAATCCTATCCTCCTTGAGCTGAACAAAACAAAGGAATATGACGTCAGACTTTCCCTTGTAACCCTCCTGGGAGACATCAAGAGCGACCAGGCCTATGATCATCTCATCTATATTCTTCAGACAGAAAAAGATATCAACATTCTTTCCGCCGCAGTAAGCTCCCTTGGACATTACCGGAAATTTGACAGCATCCCTCACTTTCTTCGATGTCTGCGAAAGGACAATCCCTGGCTGCAGTTTCACTGCATTGAGGCTTTGGGCCAGATTGGAGCACCGGAAGCACTTCAGTCGATCATTCCCTACTATGAGAAACCCGGCCTTCAGAAATCGGTCCTCGATGCACTGGGGCAGATTGCCCATATCTCGTCCGTACCGTTCCTGATCAAGATTATTCGCACGGAACGGCCTCTGAATCTGTCCGCCGTCCGTGCTCTTATGCAGATCTACCATGCTCCCCTTCCTGTTATTCTCAAACGGTCCTATGTCCAGTTCATTATTAAGAAGGTCAGGGAAAACTTTCCTTCAGAGGTAGTGAACGATCTTCTTGTTGTCGTAAAATCGACCCCCAAAGAGGATGTTCGCCGCGATCTTCTGAAACTCATCGGATGGAGTCAGTGCGTCGAAGGGCTCCCCCTTCTTTCCGAGTTCAGCCGCCAGCCTGACTATGCCGACACTGTCACTCAGGCTCTGATCGACTTTGGGCCCAAAGCCTGGGAGGTTGTTTCTTCCATGCTCGATCCCCTGGAAGACGAGGAACTTATCGTCGCAGCCCTGCACATCGTAGAAACATGGAAAGACGACCGGGCTCTGGGACATATTCTCCGTCTGCTTGATCATGAATCGGACCGGATCGTCCAACAGGCCCTGGAAGTCTTAAGTATTTGGAAACGTAGTGATTACATTCCCTACCTCCTTTCAACCCTCAGCCACGAATCCCAGGGAGTCCAGGGTGCGGCGGTTCGCGTTGTCGTTTCCATGGGTCAGGCCAATGCAACCACCAAGGATTCGATTCTGTCCTACGTGAAAAACCTGCTGAACAGCGATGATATCAATTTGCGGATTCATGCACTCAATATCTATGTTCAGCTGGAAGGAAAGGGGTTCCAGGATTTCCTTCTGACGGCTGTCGGACATGAAAATGCGGTAATTCGTCAGAATGCGGTTCAGCTCATGAAACGGTACGATGACCCGAGGTTCCGACAGATTACCCTGGCCTGTCTTGCGGATGAGAATCCTCTGGTCCGTCTCGAAGCCATCGAAACACTGGGAGAAAATCTCGAAGAAAAGGCATTCCCGGCTCTGCTTTCAGCCCTGGAGGATCCGGACATCTGGATTCGATCTACCGCAGCGAAAGTAATTGGACGGTTTGAAAATCCAAAATCACTGAATCCACTGATCCGCCACCTTGCCACCGATCCTCCTCCTGTCAAGGTTGCCGTTCTGGATGCACTGGGCCACATTCGTGATTCCAGATCCATCACGGCCATAACGCAGCAGCTCGGGAATCCGGACCAGGAGGTTCAACGCGCCGCTCTTCTTGCTCTGGGCAACATCAATTCACCTGAATCCAAGACCACTCTTAAAAAGTACTTGAAAAACGATGACTGGAGATTGCGGGCTACAGCCGTTCAGGCACTGAGTGCCACCATGGATGAAGCCTTTCTCACGGAACTCCACTCCATCCTGCGCGGGGATGAAGATAACTTTGTCAAGGAGGCGGCCCTTCAGGGAATTGGAGGATTTCACAAAAAAGAATCCTTTCCTCACCTTTTCTGGGCGATGAATCAGGTAGAGCTTGTGGATGAGGCATGCAGAATTCTTATCCAGTACGGGAAGATCTATCTGGATCAGCTTCAACAGGCCTGGCAGAATTGTGACAAGAGGCAGGAAGAGATCATTTCTATCATCCTGGAAAACATTCGGACTACAGGCGATGGCGCTAAGCAATAA